The Embleya scabrispora genome contains the following window.
GGGCGTTGCTCCCTCGGCTGCCGCGGTGGGCGCCCCGTCGTCCTCGTGTCGGTCGATCAGGACGGCGAAGGCGTCGAGGACACGTTGCAGGCCGAAGGAGTAGGCGTGGGCCGGGTCGTGGGCGCTTCCGTGTGCGGCGCCCGCGGCCGCGCCGACGCGGACGGCCGTGGGATAGGTCTTCTCGTCGAGCACCCGGGCCAGCAGCGGGGCGTTCAGCTCCCACCACTGTCGGTCGTTCATCGCGCTGTCGTTTCGTTCGGCGCGGGCGGCGGCGTCGGCGCGGGCGCACGCCTGTACGAAGGTCAGCAGGTGGGTCAGGCAGTCGTCCATCTCGACGTCGTCCAGGCCCAGGCCGTCGAGTCCGGATAGTTCGTGCTCGTACTTCGCCATCTGCCCCGGCCCCAGCGGAGGTCGGATCGTGGAGACGGTCGCGGCCCACGGGTGGCGGGCGAACAGGGCGATGTTCTCGTCCGCGATGGCGGTGACGCGCCGGCGCCAGGGTTGTCGGGTGGTGTCGGAGCGGGGCATGCGGGTGTAAGCGGCGTCGAGCATGAGGTCGAGGAGCTCGGCCTTGCCGGGGACGTAGGTGTACAGGGTCATCGGCACCACGCCGAGGTCCTTGGCCACTCGGCGCATGGTCAGCGCCTCCAGACCCTCGGCGTCGGCGATGGTCGTGGCCGCCTCGACCACCGCGTCGACACTCAGTCCCCGTCGTGGTCCTCGGCGACGGTCGGAGGAGGCGTCGCGCCACAGCAGGCGCAGGGTGTGGGCGGGGTCGCCCGAACCGGTTCGTTCCGTCGACATGGTCGTCCTCTCGCTTTTCAACTCTGTACGATGTATATTGTACGCCGTACAGAGAAGTTGCTCGTCGTGTTCTCGGAGGCATCTTTCATGAAGGTCACGTCCAGTGCCGTATCGCTCAACGTGGACGACGTCCCGGCGTCCGCCGGCTTCCTCGTCGAGCACTTCGGATTCCGCGAGGAGATGGCCGCCGACGGCTTCGCGTCCCTGACCCGCGACGACGCCGGGATGAACGTCGTCTTCCTGCGCCGGGGGTTGGAAAGCCTCCCGGCCGATCAGCGCGACGTGCACGCCACGGGATTGATCCTCGCCTTCGTCGTCGAGGACCTCGAAGGCGAACTGGCGCGCCTGCGCGCCGAAGGCGTCACGATCACGATGCCCCTGACCGATGAGGAGTGGGGCGAGCGCGCCTTCCAGGTCCGCGACCCCAACGGAGTCATCGTGCAACTGGTCGACTGGAACGCCCCCACCACCGCCTGAGCCGAGCAACTCGAGGCTGCGCCCGGCAGCAGAACGGATCCGGGGAGCGCGCATCGGTGTCTCCCACTTCCGTGGTAGGCGCGGCGACTCGAATCAACCCGGCACCGCAGGACGAACTTGACCCTGCGGTTGACGCTTCGGATCGATGCGCGGCCATAGCTTCGGTCTCGTAAGGAAATCCGCGAGAACGGGGTGAGACGGGTGAAGACGGTACGACACGAACGGTGGCGGGTGCCTGCGGTGTTGACGGCGACTGCCCTGCTGTCGTTGGGAGCGAGCATGGCGGGCACGGCCGAGGCGGCTTCGGGAGATGAGGTCGCCCAGGCGGCCGCGAAGACGGGCCGCAGCGACGCGTGCGGCCCGAAGGGGTGCGGGAGCGCGACGGTGACATGGGGAAGCACCCAGGTCACGAACGTGAGCATGTCGGTGAAGGACACGGCGTGCAACAGTCACACCGTCGGTATCCAATTGCAGGTGGAGGGGTTCGACGGGCACGCGTGGGGTGGCCCGGTCCACTGGCTTCCCAAGGGCTGGACCTGCAAGGACGGCTACAA
Protein-coding sequences here:
- a CDS encoding TetR/AcrR family transcriptional regulator, with translation MSTERTGSGDPAHTLRLLWRDASSDRRRGPRRGLSVDAVVEAATTIADAEGLEALTMRRVAKDLGVVPMTLYTYVPGKAELLDLMLDAAYTRMPRSDTTRQPWRRRVTAIADENIALFARHPWAATVSTIRPPLGPGQMAKYEHELSGLDGLGLDDVEMDDCLTHLLTFVQACARADAAARAERNDSAMNDRQWWELNAPLLARVLDEKTYPTAVRVGAAAGAAHGSAHDPAHAYSFGLQRVLDAFAVLIDRHEDDGAPTAAAEGATPA
- a CDS encoding VOC family protein, with the translated sequence MKVTSSAVSLNVDDVPASAGFLVEHFGFREEMAADGFASLTRDDAGMNVVFLRRGLESLPADQRDVHATGLILAFVVEDLEGELARLRAEGVTITMPLTDEEWGERAFQVRDPNGVIVQLVDWNAPTTA